The Daphnia magna isolate NIES linkage group LG6, ASM2063170v1.1, whole genome shotgun sequence genome segment TTGTCTTTGTGATCCTCTGTGTTGGTTTTGAGAGTGAAGCCATCCATTTTTCGTTTCCTTATGTGTAACCGCGGCGGCTTTGATGAGACGCCTGGTGATGATGATCTTGAAGATTAGTGTTGTTTTGTAGTGTTTGTGTTATTGTAGTAATTTGCAGCGTTAAGAATATCTTTTAATTGTCGTTCTTAACGGTTTCCACATTAATTTGAAAATTCTTCACTATCGTGCGCCCTACGTTTTCGGTTTTGACGATGTTTCCAGTATTCGAACACACTTTCTCGAATACTGTCAGTTTTATAGTCTTGTGGTGTCTTTCCGATTAAATCTATTTCTTCGGTATTAGCTCCGTATCTGATTAATATATGTATTACGTCAGGATGACGAAATATTGCTGCTAGGTGCAGAGCCGTGTAGTTGTCTGGTATAGTGTTCTGGTCGATgtccatttttctcttttcttcacATGCTGCTCTAACGAGGCCTCCGTTTCCATATCTTGCTGCATAGTTTAATACAGTGCTGTTATCCTTTTCTATTTGTGCGACATTAGAACGACACCATAAAGAGTTGGCGATATCTTCATGTCCGTAGGCGATTGCAACCATTAACGGTGTTTCTCCCAGGCTATTATACGCTGCAAACTTGTATTTGTAATATCGCAATATCCTTATTAGGAGCTTGTTGTTATCTGCTGCCGCTCCCCGTACGAAACGGTAAACTTTTTTCTAGCTCATTTACAGCTATCGATTTAGGGAGGGAAAGCTAGCTGCTTCAAAGATCAAATTTTGGAATAACAGCCTGGAATTTCATTTCTAGTTAAATCTACGATTTAAGTAGCCTATTAAATACAAGCAAGCCTCAACCTAGTATATTCTTCCTATTCTATACGTAAAATTAGTCACATacaaatgatttcaaatttctttgtaTTGATGACGAGATTAAATGCAAAGACTAggttatacatttatatcacatcatgaaaaaaatggaCTGTAACAGCAAACATGGATTATTGCTAAGTTGATGCACATTCAGATGAGGGAAACAATAAGGCACATAAATGGCAGCTTGTGGAGGGAGGGACTCTTCGGAGTGATAAAAGGAATAAGTGAAATATCTAAATTTGCTACTCCACTTCATCCACAGATTTCTCGTTGTTTAATGCTTTTTTCACAGAGCTGTGTTCGGTCAGTAATTTATTACTTATTAGAGGGTTAACCGTGGTAGCCGGAATTCTTATGTTGTGCTTTCTCTCCCAAAATTTCATGGTAAACTCTGTAAATAGATAGGAGATGATAAGAGGTGAAATCGAAGTTAAAATTTTATAATGAAGTCTGTCATACGTATAATTGCATTTCTTGCATCGGCTGGAATGGCTGGCTTTGctgtcaatttttttaaatagggtCATTCATATCGCTCGGTGCTTTGCGACCAGATAGGGAGTGTGAAGCCATGAACGCCTAGTCCCAAAAAGCCTCCATTATAGTGGCCACCATCTTTCCCAtttccctaaaaaaaaaatgggaaagtaaaaaaatgggctaagagaaattttttaaatgatgtTTGAAATTACTTTGTCGTATTTCCGGATTTTCCGTACGACATAGCCAATTTGAGGGCGCTGGGATCAATTATGGTGGTATAATCTTCGTGAAGTTTCACCATTGAACGCGAAGGAGCCGCACTATTAGCAGCGCTTACAGCTACAGACTGGCGGCTATTTGATGGCAAATTAGCCAGAGCGGTGTCCAGCAACAGCACAGATTCCCTTAGAGCTGTTCAAAAgataaaatgaaattaacaTTTAAAACATCTTGAATAGGTATGTCTTAGCCCTACTTTGCGCTAGTACTAATGGGTTTTGCTCACGTAAACTCTTTTTAAGTTCGTCCTTTTCAACTAGTTCCCTTTCGTATTCAGCTTTCATGTCTTCGTAATCAATCAAACTTTGATTCAGCTgttctttgaaaaaagaattttcttcttcaagttCTTGAAGGGAATTTGACTGTTCAATGATCTGAGCCTGACTGTTTTCGTCCTATTGGCAATTGATATCATTCAGAAAAGATGCTTCGTCATTCAAAACTTCCTTCTgaaaataaagataaattAATGAATAAGTAAATGGAAAACCTCGAGTTTTGCATTTACCTCACTACTTGGAGTTCGGAAAGATGAGGGTGTGTTACAACGAGATCCTGGAGGAGTCAGAATAAGTCCATTACGACAAACGTACTTTTTGAGGCACTGCCAATACAGTGAACCTGTAACAAAGCCAAATCTGTAATCATGTCGGTGATTATAAAcacaaattgaaaaattactACATCACTCCGTGGGACTTTTTTGAGCGGACGAGAAGGAGGAGATGGATCCAACCAATCGCCTTCTTCATTACCAGAGTTTGATTCTTCGCTTTCAGATGATACTAGAGCACTTACACCCAAATCACTGACTGAGTCAGCTGTTGGTTTGACTGATTGATATTTGCTTCCTGcttgatttgtttgtgttgtttttctcttgCTCTGCTGTATGTGTTCTAAGAATAAAAGAGTACGTATAACAAAcactttgaaaaataaaataaaaaaaaccggAATTTGAAGTATTCCTAAATACTGGAGGCAAAGACTTCTTGGCATAGGGAACGGAAGCAACAGCTTTGGGGGCCACTTGTGATTTTGGAGTTGAGTGCAAGATTTTGGTGGACTGTGCAGattttgttttgggttttaGCATTGCATCACGTGTTAGTTCTAACACCTTTATGTCTTctattacaataaaaaaacattggtTAGAAAGAACATGCGATATAAGATAAAGTTTAACAATAATCACCTGAGAAGGAAATGACAGGCCCAGCTTTAGGTTCCGATTGGATCGATGGGTCGTCACCTGAAGCACTATGCTTCGGCCAACTAAACAAATTATCTTTAATAAAACTTTTTGACAGTTAGTTAAAATTTATCATTACTTTAAAGCAACATCAGTCTTCTCAGAAATGAACTCTATAAGCATGCGAATTGTGTCTTCAAGGTTGGGAAGAGACACAAATGTTTTGGGAAAAGTTATGGAATCCATAGTCCAAATACCTAGCTCGgttttacctttttttaaGCGAACGAGAACGTAAATTATGTGGTTTCCCATTTTTCCAAAAAGAGATCTGTTCCCTCCGATGGAACCGGTAGGATTTTCAAGTAGCCTGACTGTTGTAAGCAGCCTTGTATTTGATTCAGATGAAATACGAATGATGAAATATGAAAAAGGGGTGAGCGTTGAGCAATGGGTGGAACTTGTATGAAGTGTATGAAATGAATACGATGTATGGAAGATTGTATGAGACTTATGTGGTTCCTAGAAAGTAGAAAGAGGGTCAGCATGAGCTGAAGAATAAATTTCTAACGAGGAATACCTGGGTTCACAgggcacacacacataaaccGAGAGAGTCACTCTCGTACAAACTGGTAAAGAGACAGCTAGACCTAATAGAAATGAAACATAGATATAGGGTCATTAAAATGTAGCCAATATGAGAGGGCATTACCAGAAGTGAGGGATAATTGACAAAATTCACGATGTAGAGCCCAGAAAGGGAAATTATCGCCAGGACCAAGACGTCAACTGAATACAGGTAGGATTTTAGCACAAGTACGCATATTACAATTGATAATTTTATATACCTGAAGCAATGCAAGAAGCAAAGAATACTTTCTCTCTACAATCTGAAGGGTTTAACACTCAGAAAAGTAGAAATAACTGGGAACAGAAATGTGACATTCAGAGCTCTTGCGAGACGACCACGCGATAGAGCAGACGATACGTCAAAATGAAAGGGAGGCTAAAGAGAGGGCAAGGCAATAAAGAAAGGGTGACAAATGGCTCGTAATGTGTTTCGTTGATTTATGATCAAAACTATAAACTACTTCACActtcaaaagagaaaaggcgTCATGGAGACGGAAATGAACGAGAATGAAGGCAGATGGAAATAGCTGAGCGCCAAAACATGAAAAGCGTTGCCAAATTGTGTTTTCGATAACTTTTAAAATACCAGCAATAAACGGAGTATAAAATGAAATTGccgtaaaaattgaaaattaaaagaaaaaatttgaattttcatttggAGATTTTAAATTTCCTGTATTCAATCCGTTTCAACTGAATTGGGTAAGGCAGTTACAACGTAAGTTTCAGTAAGGCAATTATTAAATCCAATTACGGCTTTTTTCATAATATCACTTCCACTAAATGCAACAAGGGTCGATGACAAGCCATGACAAGCCAACGCATTTCGTAGACTGTCCaggtaaatttcaaaaatgtagTTATTCTAAACATTTTGGAGCGGGAGAATACTTTTCTTTAGAGATGGACCCCATGATTCGACCGAGTAAGAAAACGTTTTCCATAGCATCACGAGGtttgaaattgaacgaagCAATTTCTTCGATCATAAAGAACACATCATTTTTCATATAAGCGCAATAGTTGATCCTTTTCGGTGAACGAGTGTAACTTGTAGTTGTGAATACtgctttctttcaaaaaagaaatcttttgTAAGAGTAATAGCTTCTGATGTGTAAAGGTGCCGGCTCACCTACGGAAGAGAAATATTTGTGAATCGCGGATTGGCATTCTTTGcttgcaaattttttcttagGAACTCCAAGAAGTTTCAAATGAAAGACGGACGAGTAAATGTCTAATGAACTGAGCAGATCATGGTGAGAAATGTTGAGAAAATCTTTAAACAGTACTGAGACGTTTTGCGGTAAGTTGTACTTTAACATTAGAGTAATTGCATCCGAACGTACAGCTTTTTTCATGAGAAGACTTTTCACCATTTGCTCTGTAACGCACTGTGTCTTATTTGTCGATGACACCAAAACGCCATTGAACCACTCCGGAATAAAGGTCGACCAGCTCCAAATGCATCCCCAATTTAGCGTAGCACGAACTAAATGCGTTGTTAAGTGGAAATTGAAACGCATGTTTTTTTGTCTATATGAAACTTCAGCATCACGAACGAAGTGttgcaaaaagaaatctaCATCTAGAACGAGATTAACAGTCACCTCTTCTTGTAATAATACTTGAATATCGTATATGAGGCACAAAAAGTGATGGAAATACACCTTCGGCAGGAGGTCTTCAAGCGCTGTGAAGTAGTACAAAGCAAAACCTCTGAAATTGGATGCTTTCCACTGACTTATATCAGACAATGGGCTGGACGTCCACGTTATCTCATAATGTGGTTTAATTTGCATCAGACGAGCATTTAAAATTGCCCATTTTCTTTCATCCAAGTACCAAC includes the following:
- the LOC116925319 gene encoding LOW QUALITY PROTEIN: uncharacterized protein LOC116925319 (The sequence of the model RefSeq protein was modified relative to this genomic sequence to represent the inferred CDS: inserted 1 base in 1 codon), producing the protein MGNHIIYVLVRLKKGKTELGIWTMDSITFPKTFVSLPNLEDTIRMLIEFISEKTDVALNWPKHSASGDDPSIQSEPKAGPVISFSEDIKVLELTRDAMLKPKTKSAQSTKILHSTPKSQVAPKAVASVPYAKKSLPPVFRNTSNSEHIQQSKRKTTQTNQAGSKYQSVKPTADSVSDLGVSALVSSESEESNSGNEEGDWLDPSPPSRPLKKVPRSDVVHCIGSASKSXVCRNGLILTPPGSRCNTPSSFRTPSSEDENSQAQIIEQSNSLQELEEENSFFKEQLNQSLIDYEDMKAEYERELVEKDELKKSLREQNPLVLAQTLRESVLLLDTALANLPSNSRQSVAVSAANSAAPSRSMVKLHEDYTTIIDPSALKLAMSYGKSGNTTKEMGKMVATIMEAFWD